TTGGGATGTAAAGGCTGGGTACAGACTTGGCTGCAGTGACTATGAGATGTTGGAGTTCAGGATCTTgtgaggagggagcagagcaaaacCCAGGATCACAACCAgagacttcaggagagcagacacTGGCCGATTTGAGGATTTGCTTGGAAGGCTCCTATGGGAAGTCTCCCGCTTACCTGATGTGCTTCTGTATTGATCACCACCATGTGGAAGCCTAACCCTGTGCTGGTGTCCTTGCTTTCATTCCAGGACATCTGTTCAGCCAATATGTAGTAGCAGCATTTTTGAAAGCATCTCCAGCCCATCATGCAGCACATCTAGCCTTGCACTGGGTAGCGATAGCAGGCCACAGAGTGAACGCTAccaagaagagagagagggaataTAGCCTGTTTTCTGGAGAGTCACCCAAGGCATAAGGACAACACTGGATTGTTCTCTGTAGGTTATCACCCAGGCAGCTGACCATACCACTAACCACGTGTCCAAATAAGCTACAGGAAAAAGCCAATCTCATTGCAAAGTCAGTGTCTTTGACAGGCTGCAGTAATTGAGACAAGCTTCCTATGCCTTGAAAAGGCAAATGGAGCATCTTTTGGAGCATCTTTCATATGAGCAGAGGCTGAGACAGTTAgaactgttcagcctggagaagagaaggttggTGCTCACCAACTGCCTGACCGTATCCCTTCCACTCAATATTCCCACTCAGTAGAGTGAAAGCTGCAGGCTCCAGCATTCATACCCGTTGCAAAAATCCTCTTTGTTCTTGTCAGGTCACTGCTGATCTCTCAGTTTTACTCAGGATGAGGTTTCCTCCATTAGACAGTTGAGATGCTGCAGCTTCAGAAATTTGAAGACAATGGCTCTCATTCATGTGGAAGACTCTTCCAGCTCTGGTGTACTTCTGCCTTCCGGTGGATTACAATACATGCTTCATCATTCACATTAGTCAGTTTCCATAGCATCCAGAACTGGAGACATGTTACCTTCCAGCGTGGCCTTGTCAAGCATTGCAGGGAAAGGTCAGGTCCAGGGCTCAGAGTAATACGGAGATGGACTCTTCCAGATGCTGATTCATCCAGAAACCCCTGGATGAATAACCCCTATCCTCCTACTTCTCTAATCCCACTGGCATCAGTCCTACATGGAAACCTGTCTTCTTCCTACAGCCAAGACAAGAGAGACATGTTCAGACctggcaggcagtgctgctcACCACAGGTCACCCCAGGCTCTCCACACCCAGCAGAGGGAACTGCTGGTCAGCTCTGTCATTCAAGGGTTTTAACACCTTCAGCTAGCTTTACCACTGTAGGCTTAACCTTCCCTCTCTTGGTTTGGCTCTTttctggaggaggaaagaaaggaaatctgCTCTTTGTTATTCTTGTGTGCTAAGAATTATCGCAGACTGAGGGTTAAAGGGGAGTCCTGAGCAGCAAAAGCCAGAAACTAGTGGGAACATTGCTAAAGGCTCCAGACAAGGAGGTCCCCTCCAGGCAGACCTGAGCCCAGGACCCCAGGATGGGGTTGAGAAGAGCTGTGCCACTATAGAGGATACTTTCTAGCTCGCAGATGAAGAGGCCCTCACTTGCAGGGCCAGGAGGAGGTACTGTCTCATGTCACCCTTCTTGAAATAACAGTGCAAAAGGCCAGGCAGGACCTGGGTCTATGAGAGCTCATCTTCTGCATGCTTCAGGAAGAAAGCCTCACCCCAGGACTCCTGTGCAGGAAGAACTCTCAAGGAAGGTGGAGAGCCTATCTGTGAAGTGACAGGATGCAGCTGGATCACCACCACTGGGTTTCTTTTGCTCCCTATCTAGTTTTTCAGGGTCTATTCAAAAGGAGGCAAAACATGTGCTATTTCATTTCACtaatgcaaaaccaaaagccCCATGAGGAGGAAAAGTCAATAACCAGTCAAAGAGCAGGAACAGCAATGAAAACTCGAGAAGGGACAAGTCAAAAGGACAAGAAACAAGCTGGGAGGACAAGTGATGTGGAAACTAGAGAAATTAACTaaaaacagagaagataaaATCCTTGGAAGGCAGACGCAGACCATTACACCATGGAGGAGAAATTCAACATGGAAATAAACCCTGGGAGAAGTGGctaaaatgctgctttgcaggGGTGAGTTGGGCCCTCATAAAACCACCtaaagaaaggaggaaacttTTTGTCCGACAGTGGGTCTCCAAGGGAGGCATATTAACTCTAGGGCTAGATGTACAATATAGGAAGAAAGAGGTAAATTGTGCTGTTCTGCTCACAGCTAGAGCATTGGGCTTAGTCAGAGCCAGAGGGGAATGGTGGGAGTCCAAGGCAAAGTAAGCAAAAGagtgaaaagaaatctgttaaGTAGGACCTGTGAGGAAAGCTGAGGCTTGGCACTGGGAAAAAGCAGTtggaagaggggaggagagaagcaTCTTGGCCACAAAGAGGCTGTGAAGAACACAGTGCTCATGTATCCACCAGAGGACACTGGAGGACATTAACTCAAGTGGCAGGAGAGAACATCTTTTGAGCCTGCTTATACAAAACACCTCAAgctgagagagggaaagagaaagagagagacacacacagcGCAGAGACTTTTTCATTGGTctaatattatattttttcctgcataagAATTTGGTATTTGTTCAACAAAACAGCGCAACTAGGGGACTTTCTCTGCGTGCCTCAACAAAAAGCAGACACCTCTGCTCAAGGAGACAAAGGAAATTGCAGCTCTGAACATGTGTCTTCCATTCTTGTGTCTTCTTCCTGGAGAACTCAACCTCTTTTCAGTCAGTGGCTGCCGGATGCTCTCAGAGAGAAGAGGACACAAGAGTGCAGCACCTGCTTTGATGACCCTGAGCCTTCATGTGTTAGCTGAGTTGATATGTCCACTGGGGATGCTGGACACAGGGTAATGTAACTTCCACTCGCATCGTCCCACTCAGCACAGTGAAGATGCAGGCTCCAGGGCCCCCCACGCCTCCCAACACAGCCCTGCGCTGTTCCCAGCTCACTGCTCATCTCTCAGTTTTACTCAGGATGAGGGTATCTCCATCACACAGTTACTGCTGCAGCTTCACAAATTCGATAATGTCTCTCGCATTTGATATCGTTCCAGTTGTTGGGTATATCTGACTTCGTATGGATTACAACACACTTCTGATCATCCGTATCGCTTGGTTCCCCTCTCCGCCAGAACCTGAGATGGAGACAGACATGTTACTCCTCAGCATACCCCGTAGAGCACTGCTGGAAAAGTCCACAGCAGGATGCGAGGCTTGGAGGGGAGAGAGCAAATTTCCAGATGCAGATTCACAGACAGGAGCAGTACCCTTCCTCCGGCTCTGCTACCCCACTGACACCAGTCTTATGTGGAAACCTGCCTTCTTCCTACAGCCAACACAACGGGGCCCTGCTCAGTCCTGGTGGGGGTAGCTGCTCACCACCACTCACCCCATGCGCTTCACACCCAGCAAAGGCATGATTCTGCCTCTGGGACAAGTTTGTCCTCCAGAAGGAGACACAGCAAGGACAGCCCTCGTCATCTCACCCTGTGCCAAATCTCTCCCAAGCATCACAGCACTGGCCTTGCCCatgcatacacatgcacatCATAGGCTTGGTGGGGGCCATATGGAGGTCAGGCAAGGCTGGTCATCTCTGAAGGGTTCTTCCTGCTGGCGAGGTGCAACTTATTCTGTGCCTACAGCATTGATGGCCACATCACAGGTAGTTCATTAATAACCACTAACCAGCATGGATGGGGCCATGTGAACCTCATGTCCTACAcagccctctcctgctccaTCATTGTCCTCTCACAAGGACTTGTCTTACCTCCCTCTCATGCACCAACAGACACCCTCACATCTCTCCTACTTTCTTATACTACCAGCAGCCACACCAAACACTCTCCATCCGGGGATACTCACGCTGCTGTCTCATTAAATGGAGTCTGGTCCACCCATTGCCACTGGCCCACCTTCTGTGCGCTCAGACCGATGTAGTAATTCTCTCCTCTTGGAGATGGTTGTAGTAGCTTCTTAGAGAGGAACTCCTGGAAATCAGGGAGAGTGCAATGTCCATGAGGTGCAGGACTGAGCAGAGGGAGGTGGCAGGAGTGTCCGTGGGGTGGggctggtggcagaggggagCTGGTACTGAAGGGAAGCAGAAAGGCCATCTTCCCTCCCCTGCAGGACTGAGGAGGGGCTCTGAGTCCCCTCCAGGGCCTGGCACTGTGTCCCTGGCTGCTGTGCCCCTCTCTCGGCCCTGCACctacctgctctgctctgctgttgaTCACCACCAGGTGGGAACCCATCCCAGTGCAGTTCTGCTCACTCTCAACACTGGACATCATATCATCCGACAGATAATAGCATCTTTTTTGAAATTGTTTCCAGCCCGTTGGGCAGCACATCCAGCCTCGCCCTGTGCAGGGAGAGATCACAGAAATGAATGGTATTAATGAGAGAGATGGTGCCTGCCAGGGTCCCTGTTCTCCAGGGACAATGCTCACGTTCTCCTCAGATCACTTTTCCTGACAGAAAGTGCTTGCAAAAACAAGGATAGTACAGATATTTCTTCCAATTGCTTTGGGAAAGGACCAGGGAGCTTTGTATACACAAATCCATGGTGATCCTTGCAACGTGATCTCAGGTCTTGACACAGACAAAGTTATGTTGGTGATCTGGTTTGACTTCTCCTTGTACAGTGTCCTTTAGGCCTTTAGCCCCAGGGAAGAGGGAATATTGCTTCTTTCCATGACTAGAGCTGCACTTTTATTATTGCTCCATTGTTAACCTTCCTGTGCCTCTGTACGCTGTCCCTTTTGTTTTGTCAGTGTTCACAGCCACCCTGCCCTCCCAGGACGTCATTAACATGGCCCTCTCCTCCCCTGAGCTGTTAGCAGGaaatcctttttctccccacctccctcctctggagacagtctgctcccactgctgcttGCTGTCAGAGCAGGCTCCAGCATTCACTGTCCCTGTCCCAAAGACCTCCTGCACCCCTGCCAGCACTACTGACCTTTGTCTTGTGGCACCGCCGAGACGCACCGCCACTCTGTGAATttctgctgcagggctgtgggttGGTCACCGCTATGGGAGAAGGGAGCGactggaaagggagaggaaaagcgGCAGGATTACCTCTTCCTCGTGGCTCCTCACACACCATCTCTGGGCttcactcttttttccccatttccccACCAAGCAGTCTCTCAGCATCGCCTCTCCTCAGGCTGTCTCTTTGCATTTCACAAGTGGTAACTGCCATCCTCTCAGCAAAGGGAACAGGCATTTCTGCTCCCAGCATCCCACAGATGCCTGCAAGGACTCCTCCACCCACTGACTGACAAGGTCTAGTCAGGATGAGCTGGCCAACAAAGCTAGAGAAGCCGTGAGCCACCCAAGCAGTGCCTGGTGGCCGTAGCCAGCCTGTGGTTTGTCAACAGAGTCTGTCCCAGCACCAAGCAGCTGACATCAGGCCCCCTCAGGTGCTGTGGAGCTGAAGGTGTGGGGTTAGTGTATCCCTGGTCTAAGGCTCTGAGAAAACTGGCCCAAACAAGTGGTATGGCTGCCTTCCTAGGCAGAAAGAGACAATCTTCCATGTCAGAGAGCAGAAGGACCACTGGGAGGACATCACACTGAGGACATGCCAGACACAGTGGGAT
Above is a genomic segment from Nyctibius grandis isolate bNycGra1 chromosome 5, bNycGra1.pri, whole genome shotgun sequence containing:
- the LOC137663869 gene encoding C-type lectin domain family 4 member A-like, whose protein sequence is MASEITYAEVQFKNASPAAEVKVPPETKKQEHHPQKYPPWLPWLISLLLLFVCIALVIAFFVAPFSHSGDQPTALQQKFTEWRCVSAVPQDKGRGWMCCPTGWKQFQKRCYYLSDDMMSSVESEQNCTGMGSHLVVINSRAEQEFLSKKLLQPSPRGENYYIGLSAQKVGQWQWVDQTPFNETAAFWRRGEPSDTDDQKCVVIHTKSDIPNNWNDIKCERHYRICEAAAVTV